Proteins from a genomic interval of Microbacterium phyllosphaerae:
- a CDS encoding PadR family transcriptional regulator, with protein sequence MGKQMTEMLKGTLEGIVLTLLAEQPAYGYEITTRIRDHGFTEIAEGTIYALLVRIEQKKLVDVEKVPSEKGPPRKVYSLNAAGTQELEEFWKTWSFLAQHIERLNTNNTDSSTNKEN encoded by the coding sequence ATGGGCAAGCAGATGACCGAGATGCTCAAGGGCACCCTGGAGGGCATCGTCTTGACCCTCCTCGCTGAGCAGCCGGCATACGGGTATGAGATCACCACCCGCATCCGCGATCACGGATTCACCGAGATCGCCGAGGGCACGATCTACGCCCTGCTCGTGCGCATCGAGCAGAAGAAGCTCGTCGACGTCGAGAAGGTCCCGAGCGAGAAGGGACCGCCCCGCAAGGTGTACTCGCTGAACGCGGCGGGCACGCAGGAGCTCGAGGAGTTCTGGAAGACCTGGAGCTTCCTCGCGCAGCACATCGAACGCCTCAACACGAACAACACCGACAGCAGCACGAACAAGGAGAACTGA
- a CDS encoding magnesium and cobalt transport protein CorA, with protein MALIDNGVYVHGRRVETPKNLDETYRSLDAHGGIAWIGLYRPSPQEVTSVAREFDLHPLAVEDALSGHQRSKVERYGDTLFAVLRPARYRDEQESIEFGELHLFVGPDFVVTIRHAESPDLAGVRRRMEAHPELLAMGPEAVFYAILDEVVDGYEPIVTGLLNDIDEIEDQLFGDSDDDALSRRIYELSREVINFQRAVHPLAGMLEWLRRGSEKYRIDEELQRSLRDVLDHVIRVNERVDSFRAILENALTVHSALVARRQTEAGLAQNDEIKRISSWAAIIFAPTLVGTVYGMNFDVMPELHWVHGYPMAIGAMAAFAVALYGVFKYKKWL; from the coding sequence ATGGCCCTCATCGACAACGGCGTGTACGTCCACGGACGTCGCGTGGAGACCCCGAAGAACCTCGACGAGACCTACCGGTCGCTCGACGCGCACGGCGGCATCGCCTGGATCGGCCTCTACCGGCCGAGCCCCCAGGAGGTCACCTCGGTCGCGCGCGAGTTCGACCTGCATCCGCTCGCCGTCGAAGACGCGCTCTCAGGACACCAGCGGTCGAAGGTCGAGCGCTACGGTGACACGCTCTTCGCCGTGCTGCGCCCCGCGCGTTACCGCGACGAGCAGGAGTCGATCGAGTTCGGCGAGCTGCACCTGTTCGTCGGTCCTGACTTCGTGGTGACGATCCGGCACGCGGAGTCGCCCGACCTCGCCGGTGTCCGCCGCCGCATGGAAGCGCACCCCGAACTGCTCGCGATGGGACCGGAGGCGGTCTTCTACGCGATCCTCGACGAGGTCGTCGACGGGTACGAGCCGATCGTCACCGGTCTGCTCAACGACATCGACGAGATCGAGGACCAGCTCTTCGGCGACAGCGACGACGACGCCCTCTCGCGGCGCATCTACGAGCTCTCTCGCGAGGTCATCAACTTCCAGCGGGCGGTGCACCCGCTCGCCGGGATGCTGGAATGGCTGCGCCGGGGCTCGGAGAAGTACCGCATCGACGAGGAGCTGCAGCGCTCGCTGCGCGACGTGCTCGACCACGTCATCCGCGTCAACGAGCGGGTCGACTCTTTCCGCGCGATCCTCGAGAACGCCCTCACCGTGCATTCCGCCCTGGTCGCACGTCGGCAGACCGAGGCGGGGCTGGCGCAGAACGACGAGATCAAGCGGATCTCGTCGTGGGCGGCGATCATCTTCGCCCCGACGCTCGTCGGCACCGTCTACGGCATGAACTTCGACGTCATGCCCGAGCTGCACTGGGTGCACGGCTACCCGATGGCGATCGGCGCGATGGCCGCCTTCGCGGTCGCCCTCTACGGAGTGTTCAAGTACAAGAAGTGGCTGTAG
- a CDS encoding ABC transporter ATP-binding protein — protein MNASAIAVRGIEKSYKDLHVLRGVDFEVEKGSIFALLGSNGAGKTTIVRILSTLLTSDAGIATVQGIDVAADPVAVRQRISLTGQFAAVDEILTGRENLVLVAKLRHLPEPGIIADDLLARFRLTDAGGRKVGTYSGGMRRRLDIAMSLVGHPEVIYLDEPTTGLDPEARIEVWAVVKELANTGTTVLLTTQYLDEAEHLADRIAILHEGRIIANGTLAELKRLLPAAKVEYVEKQPTLEEIFLTLVGTTSTAESGKENAA, from the coding sequence ATGAACGCATCCGCCATCGCCGTCCGCGGCATCGAGAAGTCCTACAAGGATCTCCACGTGCTGCGCGGCGTCGACTTCGAAGTCGAGAAGGGATCGATCTTCGCCCTCCTCGGGTCGAACGGGGCCGGCAAGACCACGATCGTCCGCATCCTCTCCACGCTGCTGACCTCGGATGCCGGCATCGCCACCGTGCAGGGAATCGATGTCGCCGCCGACCCGGTCGCCGTGCGCCAGCGGATCAGTCTCACCGGCCAGTTCGCCGCGGTCGACGAGATCCTCACCGGTCGTGAGAACCTCGTGCTGGTCGCGAAGCTGCGGCATCTGCCGGAGCCGGGGATCATCGCCGACGACCTGCTCGCCCGCTTCCGACTGACGGATGCCGGCGGCCGCAAGGTCGGCACCTACTCCGGAGGCATGCGCCGTCGTCTCGACATCGCCATGAGCCTCGTCGGACACCCCGAGGTCATCTACCTCGACGAACCGACCACCGGCCTCGACCCCGAAGCCCGCATCGAGGTGTGGGCCGTGGTCAAGGAACTCGCGAACACCGGCACGACCGTGCTGCTCACCACCCAGTACCTCGATGAGGCCGAGCATCTCGCCGACCGCATCGCGATCCTGCACGAGGGCCGGATCATCGCCAACGGCACCCTCGCCGAGCTCAAGCGCCTGCTGCCGGCCGCGAAGGTCGAGTACGTCGAGAAGCAGCCCACCCTCGAGGAGATCTTCCTCACCCTCGTCGGCACCACGTCGACCGCCGAATCCGGAAAGGAGAACGCAGCATGA
- a CDS encoding cytochrome C5 — protein sequence MASPLLDDFLARIIDSGLLDDPVAENGLVYGRATIDAAGAVVTVNVDPELEDDEETLDVDALLAAITRILSVSETRWRAVIDEVADDIDEAVDDEPVIEQTDLRDDLEATSVVVFADAVLIAFDAPKQFPDSRILVQLDDDLEVASIEVRDR from the coding sequence ATGGCTTCTCCGCTGCTCGACGACTTCCTCGCCCGCATCATCGACAGTGGTCTGCTCGATGATCCGGTCGCCGAGAACGGTCTCGTCTATGGCCGCGCGACCATCGATGCCGCCGGCGCGGTGGTGACGGTGAACGTCGATCCCGAGCTCGAGGACGACGAGGAGACACTCGACGTCGACGCCCTGCTCGCGGCGATCACCCGCATCCTGTCGGTGTCGGAGACGCGGTGGCGTGCGGTGATCGACGAGGTCGCCGACGACATCGACGAGGCGGTCGACGACGAGCCGGTGATCGAGCAGACCGACCTGCGCGACGACCTCGAAGCCACCTCCGTCGTCGTGTTCGCCGACGCGGTGCTGATCGCCTTCGACGCGCCGAAGCAGTTCCCTGACTCGCGGATCCTCGTGCAGCTCGACGACGACCTCGAGGTCGCGAGCATCGAAGTGCGCGATCGTTGA
- a CDS encoding SDR family NAD(P)-dependent oxidoreductase, with amino-acid sequence MTPKTIVLTGASDGIGAASARQLAASGHRLILVGRSPEKTRAVAADTGAEWFTADFSRLDDVRELATKIADAVGDGGIDVLANNAGGIFGDQTPTVDGFEKTLQVNHLAPFLLTNLLLPPLRAGRAAIINTSSVAHRLFGRIDIDDLDNRKNFSANRAYGDAKLANVLFTKSLHTKFHGEGLTSVAFHPGTVQTNFASDSNTLMRFVYRTPLKRLLLISSEKGGSTLSWFVEGTPDETWISGEYYDERVLTRRVNPRIEDAALAEALWRKSAELVGIDA; translated from the coding sequence GTGACCCCGAAGACGATCGTGCTCACCGGTGCATCCGACGGCATCGGCGCGGCATCCGCACGCCAGCTCGCGGCATCCGGTCACCGGCTGATCCTGGTCGGACGCTCGCCCGAGAAGACCCGCGCCGTCGCCGCAGACACCGGAGCCGAATGGTTCACCGCCGACTTCTCCCGCCTCGATGACGTGCGCGAGCTGGCGACGAAGATCGCGGATGCCGTGGGCGACGGCGGCATCGACGTGCTCGCGAACAACGCGGGCGGGATCTTCGGCGACCAGACTCCGACGGTCGACGGCTTCGAGAAGACGCTGCAGGTGAACCACCTCGCGCCGTTCCTGCTGACGAATCTGCTGCTCCCTCCGCTGCGCGCCGGCCGCGCGGCGATCATCAACACCTCGAGCGTGGCCCACCGCCTGTTCGGGCGCATCGACATCGACGACCTCGACAATCGCAAGAACTTCAGCGCGAACAGGGCCTACGGCGATGCGAAGCTCGCGAACGTGCTGTTCACGAAGAGCCTGCACACGAAGTTCCACGGCGAGGGGCTGACCTCGGTCGCCTTCCACCCGGGCACGGTGCAGACCAACTTCGCCTCGGACTCGAACACGCTCATGCGCTTCGTCTACCGCACTCCGCTCAAGCGCCTGCTGCTGATCAGCAGCGAGAAGGGCGGCAGCACGCTGAGCTGGTTCGTCGAGGGCACGCCGGACGAGACCTGGATCTCGGGCGAGTACTACGACGAGCGGGTGCTGACCCGACGGGTCAACCCCCGGATCGAGGATGCCGCGCTGGCCGAGGCCCTGTGGCGCAAGAGCGCCGAGCTCGTCGGAATCGACGCCTGA
- a CDS encoding spermidine synthase, producing the protein MITRFEELDWQETPIGELTLRRRTEPAVGQEIYEVKLGDEYLMSSLFTVAEEELSNLGLAAVDGDDLSVLVGGLGLGYTAVAALRDERVSSLTVVDRLGAVIGWHQRLLLPVSAELVEDPRTSLVEDDFFALVRTAPSEDHRGYSAILLDVDHSPRHQLDPTHADLYTAAGLRALDRHLAAGGVFALWSDDPPDDEFMVEMHAVFDGAAAHVVDFSNAVTGGTSSNTVYVARSRGGLEATTGAAPRSTS; encoded by the coding sequence GTGATCACGAGATTCGAGGAGCTCGACTGGCAGGAGACGCCGATCGGCGAGCTGACGTTGCGCCGGCGCACCGAGCCTGCGGTCGGCCAGGAGATCTACGAGGTCAAGCTCGGCGACGAGTACCTCATGTCGAGCCTGTTCACGGTGGCGGAGGAGGAGCTCTCGAACCTGGGCCTGGCCGCTGTCGACGGCGATGATCTCTCGGTCCTGGTCGGTGGTCTCGGACTCGGATACACCGCGGTCGCGGCGCTGCGCGACGAACGTGTCTCGTCACTCACCGTGGTCGATCGGCTCGGTGCGGTGATCGGCTGGCACCAGAGGCTGCTGCTGCCCGTGTCGGCGGAACTCGTCGAGGATCCGCGCACGAGCCTGGTCGAAGACGACTTCTTCGCCCTGGTTCGGACAGCACCCTCGGAAGACCACCGCGGATACTCCGCGATCCTGCTGGACGTCGACCACTCGCCGCGTCACCAGCTCGATCCGACTCACGCGGACCTCTACACCGCGGCCGGCCTGCGCGCACTCGACCGGCACCTCGCTGCCGGCGGGGTCTTCGCACTGTGGTCGGACGACCCGCCGGATGACGAGTTCATGGTCGAGATGCACGCCGTGTTCGATGGCGCCGCCGCCCACGTGGTCGACTTCTCGAACGCCGTCACCGGCGGCACGTCATCGAACACCGTCTACGTCGCGCGCAGTCGCGGTGGGCTCGAGGCGACGACCGGGGCCGCACCGAGGTCGACCTCGTGA
- a CDS encoding SGNH/GDSL hydrolase family protein produces MPNAESPASAASDLRRLHDALAGPDPLNWVITGDSITHGLVHTQGGRSYAEHLHELIRGELGRTRDAVINTAISGHRITDILGDWDRRVASWTPDVVTLMIGTNDMATGPGQVTAEPAEFAASLREFVTRARSAGTIVVLQTPPSIDIPNAPGRERIIAFADAVREVAASEDVILVDQHARFTELGNGGVPWGMMNDPFHPNAAGHAALALELANALDICPQPGNDRVLPLLEARVAAARL; encoded by the coding sequence GTGCCGAACGCCGAGTCCCCCGCATCCGCCGCATCCGATCTTCGCCGCCTCCACGACGCGCTCGCAGGCCCCGATCCGCTGAACTGGGTCATCACCGGCGACTCGATCACGCACGGACTCGTGCACACGCAGGGCGGTCGCAGCTATGCCGAGCACCTGCACGAGCTGATCCGCGGCGAACTGGGACGCACGCGTGACGCGGTCATCAACACGGCGATCAGCGGGCACCGCATCACCGACATCCTGGGCGACTGGGATCGCCGCGTCGCATCGTGGACCCCCGATGTGGTCACGCTGATGATCGGCACGAACGACATGGCGACCGGGCCCGGGCAGGTCACGGCCGAGCCGGCCGAGTTCGCCGCCTCGCTGCGGGAGTTCGTCACCCGTGCACGCTCGGCGGGCACGATCGTCGTGCTGCAGACTCCCCCGTCGATCGACATCCCCAACGCACCGGGGCGCGAGCGGATCATCGCCTTCGCGGATGCCGTCCGCGAGGTCGCCGCCTCAGAGGACGTGATCCTCGTCGACCAGCACGCGCGCTTCACCGAGCTGGGCAACGGCGGCGTGCCGTGGGGGATGATGAACGATCCGTTCCACCCCAACGCGGCCGGTCACGCAGCCCTCGCGCTCGAGCTCGCGAACGCCCTCGACATCTGCCCGCAGCCCGGCAACGACCGTGTGCTGCCGCTGCTCGAGGCGCGGGTCGCGGCCGCTCGCCTCTGA
- a CDS encoding peptidase E: MSHVVATGAGKAMMERRNDPTHDYILGLTRKKRPRVLFVGTATGDDAAYIVSFYSTYDSDRCAPHHLPLFHRSVDDLSGFVKGFDVIHVGGGNTANMLDVWKRQGLDEIMREMWEDPDSNVVFTGGSAGGICWFEGGTTDSYGPTLQVLPEGLGFLHGSFCPHYDAEDQRRPLFHASLLSGELATGYAVGNLQSLHFENSEFVTAISPVENALALRVEAIDGKIVETELPTEILAGSDPITKGPST; the protein is encoded by the coding sequence ATGTCTCATGTGGTGGCAACAGGTGCAGGCAAAGCGATGATGGAGCGCCGGAACGACCCGACGCACGACTACATCCTCGGACTCACTCGAAAGAAGAGACCGCGAGTGCTGTTCGTCGGTACCGCGACGGGTGACGACGCGGCGTACATCGTGAGCTTCTACTCGACCTACGACTCCGACCGGTGCGCGCCGCATCACCTCCCCCTCTTCCACCGGTCGGTCGACGACCTCTCGGGGTTCGTGAAGGGGTTCGACGTCATCCATGTCGGCGGCGGCAACACCGCGAACATGCTCGACGTCTGGAAGCGACAGGGTCTCGATGAGATCATGCGCGAGATGTGGGAGGACCCCGACTCGAACGTCGTGTTCACCGGAGGCAGCGCCGGCGGCATCTGCTGGTTCGAGGGCGGCACGACCGACAGCTACGGACCCACGCTGCAGGTGCTCCCCGAAGGACTCGGATTCCTGCACGGCAGCTTCTGCCCGCACTACGACGCCGAGGATCAGCGGCGGCCGCTGTTCCACGCCTCACTGCTCAGCGGCGAGCTCGCCACCGGGTATGCGGTCGGCAACCTGCAGTCGCTGCACTTCGAGAACTCGGAGTTCGTGACCGCCATCAGTCCGGTCGAGAACGCACTGGCCCTGCGCGTCGAAGCCATCGACGGCAAGATCGTCGAGACCGAGCTCCCGACCGAGATCCTCGCCGGCTCGGACCCCATCACGAAGGGGCCGTCGACGTGA
- a CDS encoding DUF1048 domain-containing protein — MAAKWIEALTGSLEQKKQYRDAKKRIDALPEPYRTVANAQHRYTMYYGGITDGDILVQIFLDLADLWERAAIDGTPIHDIVGDDAVSFAETYAEAYGGTHWIDKERARLNSAVADAKKKGPRS, encoded by the coding sequence ATGGCCGCGAAGTGGATCGAAGCGCTCACCGGATCGCTCGAGCAGAAGAAGCAGTACCGCGATGCGAAGAAGCGCATCGACGCCCTCCCCGAGCCGTACCGCACGGTCGCGAACGCGCAGCACCGCTACACGATGTACTACGGGGGCATCACCGACGGCGACATCCTCGTGCAGATCTTCCTCGACCTCGCCGACCTGTGGGAGCGCGCCGCCATCGACGGCACCCCGATCCACGACATCGTGGGCGACGACGCCGTCTCGTTCGCCGAGACCTACGCCGAGGCCTACGGCGGAACCCACTGGATCGACAAGGAACGCGCCCGCCTGAACAGCGCGGTCGCCGACGCGAAGAAGAAGGGTCCACGATCATGA
- a CDS encoding ABC transporter permease, with translation MSTHVVADTATLTGRSMRHIFRSTDTIITTAVTPIALMLLFVFVFGGALKQSIGSENYVNYLLPGILLIAVASGIAYTAYRLFNDLQSGIFERFHSMPIARSSVLWAHVLTSLVANGITLAIIFAVGFLLGFRTGAGPLAWLAVIGILLLFTLALTWLAIIAGLSAKTIDGATAFSYPLIFLPFISSAFVPTDTMPGPVQWFAENQPVTSIVNTIQALFAEKPVGTDICVALAWCVGILIVGYVFAIIAYRKKVS, from the coding sequence ATGAGCACGCACGTCGTCGCCGACACCGCGACACTCACCGGCCGCTCGATGCGGCACATCTTCCGCAGCACCGACACCATCATCACCACGGCGGTCACCCCGATCGCGCTGATGCTGCTGTTCGTGTTCGTCTTCGGAGGGGCGCTCAAGCAGAGCATCGGCTCCGAGAACTACGTCAACTACCTGCTCCCCGGCATCCTGTTGATCGCAGTCGCATCCGGCATCGCCTACACGGCGTACCGCCTGTTCAACGATCTGCAGAGCGGCATCTTCGAGCGCTTCCACTCCATGCCGATCGCCCGATCGAGCGTGCTGTGGGCGCACGTGCTCACCTCGCTCGTCGCGAACGGCATCACGCTGGCGATCATCTTCGCCGTCGGGTTCCTGTTGGGGTTCCGCACCGGAGCAGGCCCCCTCGCCTGGCTCGCCGTCATCGGCATCCTGCTGCTGTTCACCCTGGCCCTCACCTGGCTGGCGATCATCGCGGGCCTGAGCGCCAAGACGATCGACGGGGCGACGGCGTTCTCGTATCCGCTGATCTTCCTGCCGTTCATCAGCTCGGCCTTCGTGCCGACCGACACCATGCCGGGTCCGGTGCAGTGGTTCGCCGAGAACCAGCCGGTCACGTCGATCGTGAACACCATCCAGGCGCTGTTCGCCGAGAAGCCGGTCGGCACCGACATCTGCGTCGCTCTCGCCTGGTGCGTCGGCATCCTGATCGTCGGCTACGTCTTCGCGATCATCGCCTACCGCAAGAAGGTCAGTTGA
- a CDS encoding anaerobic C4-dicarboxylate transporter family protein — translation MNDNVWILIAQLIVVILAIYMGTRTSGIGLGVWGLVGVAVLIFVFGEAPGNAPVDAVFIVITVITAASTMQAAGGIDWMVSVAAKVIRRRPRSVVFLAPAMSFLFTVGAGTGNIFYPLLPVIYDVSYQQKIRPERALSVSAVASQVGILCSPVSAATASMVVLLAPQGVDLGGLLLIMWPASIAGLFVAALVMMRHGKDLEDDPEFQRRLESHQIQPPVVDAHDTKLPRTAVLSATLFLIGVGVIVFFGLFEGLRPVIGTDDAGDPVRLSVTVIIEVVMGIIAALIFVFCKVKAADVPKQPTFPAGIVGAIALFGIAWLANTFVAANQTLIVDGLGSVVSGSSAFLGALLFALALFAVAMLTTSQSSATNAIVPIGITIGLPAPLLVGLWPSTMGIYTLPANGSQVATVAFDQTGTTKMGKFVFDHSFQLPNLVYVGVAIVVGVVLSFLFS, via the coding sequence GTGAACGACAACGTCTGGATCCTCATCGCCCAGCTGATCGTCGTCATCCTCGCGATCTACATGGGCACCCGCACCAGCGGGATCGGTCTGGGAGTGTGGGGTCTCGTCGGTGTGGCCGTGCTCATCTTCGTCTTCGGAGAGGCCCCGGGCAACGCCCCGGTGGATGCGGTCTTCATCGTCATCACGGTGATCACCGCCGCATCCACCATGCAGGCCGCCGGAGGCATCGACTGGATGGTCTCGGTCGCCGCCAAGGTGATCAGGCGCCGACCGAGGTCTGTGGTGTTCCTCGCGCCCGCGATGTCGTTCCTCTTCACGGTGGGCGCTGGCACGGGAAACATCTTCTACCCGCTGCTGCCCGTGATCTACGACGTGTCGTACCAGCAGAAGATCCGCCCCGAACGGGCGCTGTCGGTCTCGGCCGTGGCCTCGCAGGTCGGCATCCTCTGCTCCCCCGTCTCGGCCGCGACCGCGTCGATGGTGGTACTGCTGGCGCCCCAGGGCGTCGACCTCGGCGGACTGCTGCTGATCATGTGGCCGGCGTCGATCGCCGGACTCTTCGTCGCCGCGCTCGTGATGATGCGGCACGGCAAGGATCTCGAAGACGACCCGGAGTTCCAGCGCCGCCTCGAGAGCCACCAGATCCAGCCACCCGTCGTCGACGCGCACGACACCAAGCTGCCGCGCACCGCGGTGCTGTCGGCCACGCTGTTCCTGATCGGCGTCGGCGTCATCGTGTTCTTCGGGCTCTTCGAGGGGCTGCGCCCGGTGATAGGAACGGATGACGCCGGCGACCCCGTTCGTCTGAGCGTGACCGTCATCATCGAGGTCGTGATGGGCATCATCGCCGCTCTCATCTTCGTGTTCTGCAAGGTCAAGGCCGCAGATGTGCCGAAGCAGCCGACGTTCCCCGCCGGTATCGTCGGGGCGATCGCCCTGTTCGGAATCGCGTGGCTCGCCAACACGTTCGTCGCGGCCAACCAGACGCTCATCGTCGACGGGCTGGGCTCGGTGGTCTCCGGATCGTCGGCGTTCCTCGGGGCGCTGCTGTTCGCGCTGGCACTGTTCGCGGTCGCGATGCTGACGACGAGTCAGTCCAGCGCGACCAACGCGATCGTCCCGATCGGCATCACGATCGGGCTGCCGGCGCCGCTGCTGGTGGGGCTCTGGCCGTCGACGATGGGCATCTACACGCTGCCGGCCAACGGCAGCCAGGTCGCGACCGTGGCGTTCGACCAGACCGGCACGACGAAGATGGGCAAGTTCGTCTTCGACCACTCGTTCCAGCTGCCGAACCTCGTCTACGTCGGCGTCGCGATCGTCGTGGGCGTGGTGCTCTCCTTCCTGTTCTCGTGA